Proteins from a genomic interval of Lycium ferocissimum isolate CSIRO_LF1 chromosome 2, AGI_CSIRO_Lferr_CH_V1, whole genome shotgun sequence:
- the LOC132048243 gene encoding uncharacterized protein LOC132048243 produces the protein MKVLADFLSCYSGSVSDNSPKIESCSLVQVTCLEENITRGRKLARRNSSSKGLWQPSLYTISENETIKAQERIKAARTKKMKTYRPKPNSQPCVYYNDLRVQAQFQTSIMALSAATFLF, from the exons ATGAAGGTCTTAGCTGATTTTCTGTCCTGTTATAGTGGTTCTGTTAGTGATAATAGTCCCAAAATCGAGTCATGTTCTCTTGTTCAAGTGACATGCCTAGAGGAAAACATTACCAGGGGTCGCAAATTAGCTCGTAGAAATTCATCATCAAAGGGATTGTGGCAGCCATCGCTATACACCATATCGGAAAATGAAACCATCAAAGCACAAGAACGGATCAAAGCGGCCAGGACCAAGAAGATGAAAACTTATAGACCAAAACCCAATTCTCAACCTTGTGTTTATTACAATGATCTGAG GGTACAAGCTCAGTTTCAGACAAGTATTATGGCACTATCGGCAGCAACCTTCTTGTTTTGA